The following proteins are encoded in a genomic region of Lentilitoribacter sp. Alg239-R112:
- the paaA gene encoding 1,2-phenylacetyl-CoA epoxidase subunit PaaA, which translates to MYAQMVNSETSKGELTAEDIAFQARIDAGQKIEPKDWMPEGYRKTLIRQIGQHAHSEIVGQLPEGNWVTRAPTLERKANLLAKVQDEAGHGLYLYCAAETLGVSRDELLDMLHAGKMKYSSIFNYPTLNWADMGAVGWLVDGAAIMNQVPLQRTSFGPYSRAMVRICKEESFHQRQGYHIMMTMCKGTDEQREMAQDAMNRFWEPALMMFGPSDKDSVHSEQNMKWKIKINTNDELRQKFVDETVPQAKYLGLTIPDDTIKWNEERGHYDFAEPDWNEFFDVLKGNGPCNTERLETRKKAWDDGAWVRDGMMAHAEKRAARKQAAE; encoded by the coding sequence ATGTATGCACAGATGGTAAATTCTGAAACTTCCAAAGGCGAACTTACTGCCGAGGATATAGCTTTTCAGGCGCGTATCGATGCGGGTCAGAAAATTGAACCGAAAGACTGGATGCCTGAGGGATACCGTAAAACTCTTATTCGCCAGATTGGTCAGCATGCCCATTCTGAAATTGTCGGTCAGTTGCCAGAGGGTAATTGGGTAACGCGTGCTCCCACGCTGGAGCGAAAAGCTAACTTGCTGGCAAAAGTACAAGATGAAGCAGGACACGGATTATATCTTTACTGTGCTGCTGAAACATTGGGTGTGAGCCGCGATGAACTCTTAGACATGTTGCATGCAGGCAAAATGAAGTACTCGTCCATCTTCAATTACCCGACATTAAACTGGGCAGATATGGGTGCTGTGGGCTGGTTGGTTGATGGAGCAGCGATCATGAACCAGGTTCCTTTGCAGCGCACATCCTTTGGTCCTTACTCACGTGCCATGGTGCGGATTTGCAAAGAAGAAAGCTTTCACCAGCGTCAGGGCTATCACATCATGATGACCATGTGTAAAGGCACCGACGAACAGAGGGAAATGGCGCAAGATGCCATGAATCGTTTTTGGGAACCTGCACTTATGATGTTCGGACCTTCGGACAAAGACAGTGTGCATTCTGAACAGAATATGAAGTGGAAAATCAAGATCAATACCAATGATGAGCTGCGCCAAAAGTTCGTTGATGAAACCGTTCCACAAGCAAAATATCTGGGTCTTACCATTCCAGATGATACTATCAAATGGAATGAAGAACGTGGTCATTACGATTTTGCTGAACCTGATTGGAATGAGTTCTTTGATGTTCTGAAGGGTAATGGTCCTTGCAATACGGAGCGTTTGGAAACACGCAAAAAAGCGTGGGATGATGGCGCTTGGGTTCGTGATGGCATGATGGCCCATGCAGAAAAACGCGCAGCGCGCAAACAAGCAGCGGAGTAA
- the paaB gene encoding 1,2-phenylacetyl-CoA epoxidase subunit PaaB → MSKVSKEWPLWEVFIRGQHGMSHRHVGSLHAPDAEMAIKNARDVYTRRNEGVSIWVVEANHVTASSPSDKGPLFEPAKSKVYRHPTFYEIPEEVGKM, encoded by the coding sequence ATGTCTAAAGTTTCAAAAGAATGGCCTCTCTGGGAAGTCTTTATTCGCGGTCAACACGGCATGAGCCATCGTCATGTTGGTTCACTACATGCCCCCGATGCGGAGATGGCAATTAAAAATGCTCGTGATGTTTATACACGCCGAAATGAGGGAGTAAGCATCTGGGTGGTTGAAGCAAATCATGTAACCGCATCAAGTCCTTCGGATAAAGGCCCACTATTCGAGCCTGCAAAATCCAAGGTTTATCGTCATCCAACTTTTTATGAAATTCCAGAAGAAGTAGGTAAGATGTAA
- the paaC gene encoding 1,2-phenylacetyl-CoA epoxidase subunit PaaC — protein sequence MSALYEFLLRQGDNTLVLGHRVSEWCGIGPVLEEDIALANTALDLIGQTQMWLGYAGEVEGKGRSADDLAYLRDPHAFRNLLMLETPNRDFGNTMMRQFLFDAYQVQFLAALEKSSDQRVADIATKSLKEAQYHLERSSDIVIALGDGTDESKEKMQKALNRLWPYIGEMFESDSIDQAMVDAGIAPDPASIRVEWDQIIQRVMSDAYLQLPEDAFTHLGGKNGKRHTEHLGHMLATMQTLQRSHPGATW from the coding sequence ATGAGTGCTTTATATGAATTTTTACTTCGCCAAGGTGACAATACACTTGTGCTTGGGCACCGTGTGTCAGAATGGTGTGGAATTGGGCCTGTGCTGGAAGAAGATATAGCACTTGCAAATACCGCGCTTGACCTGATCGGACAAACACAAATGTGGCTTGGTTATGCCGGAGAAGTTGAGGGCAAAGGGCGTAGTGCGGATGATCTTGCATATTTGCGCGATCCGCATGCCTTTAGAAATCTTTTGATGTTGGAAACGCCAAACCGTGATTTCGGTAATACGATGATGCGTCAATTTTTATTTGATGCTTATCAGGTCCAATTTCTTGCAGCATTGGAGAAATCATCCGATCAGAGGGTTGCAGACATAGCAACCAAATCACTAAAGGAAGCGCAATATCATCTGGAAAGATCGTCTGATATCGTTATTGCTTTGGGCGATGGCACGGATGAGAGCAAAGAAAAAATGCAAAAGGCACTCAATCGTTTGTGGCCATATATTGGTGAAATGTTTGAAAGTGATAGCATCGACCAAGCAATGGTTGATGCTGGCATTGCTCCTGATCCAGCATCCATCCGCGTTGAATGGGATCAGATCATTCAACGCGTTATGAGCGATGCTTATCTGCAGTTGCCAGAAGATGCATTTACACATCTTGGTGGAAAAAATGGCAAACGACATACAGAGCATCTTGGTCATATGCTTGCGACGATGCAGACATTGCAACGTTCACACCCTGGCGCAACCTGGTAA
- the paaD gene encoding 1,2-phenylacetyl-CoA epoxidase subunit PaaD, translating to MVITRASTDEIWIWLDGVPDPEIPVISVVDLGVIRDVSWQDDVLEITITPTYSGCPAMSVISLDIETELARRGLKNTRIKTQIAPAWTTDWLSKKGRTELEKFGIAPPRPAGGPERCPHCKSLDVEKISQFGSTPCKAQWRCKTCLEPFDYFKCI from the coding sequence ATGGTCATAACTCGCGCTTCAACGGATGAGATATGGATTTGGCTGGATGGAGTTCCTGATCCTGAAATTCCTGTAATTTCGGTTGTTGATCTAGGTGTTATCAGAGATGTTTCCTGGCAGGATGATGTTCTGGAGATAACGATCACGCCAACTTATTCGGGCTGTCCGGCTATGTCTGTCATCTCACTGGATATCGAGACAGAGCTTGCAAGAAGAGGCTTGAAGAATACCAGGATCAAAACTCAGATAGCACCTGCCTGGACAACAGACTGGTTATCAAAAAAAGGTAGAACTGAGCTAGAGAAGTTCGGTATTGCTCCACCGCGCCCAGCGGGTGGCCCGGAGCGGTGCCCGCATTGCAAATCTCTTGATGTGGAGAAAATTAGTCAGTTTGGCTCAACCCCATGTAAGGCTCAATGGCGGTGCAAAACCTGCCTTGAACCTTTCGATTATTTTAAATGTATTTAG
- a CDS encoding 2Fe-2S iron-sulfur cluster-binding protein, with the protein MVQFHDLAVTDIKKTIRDAVVVTLKPEDADAFDFVQGQYLTFRKKFDGEELRRSYSICAGKDDNILQVGIKRVDGGAFSTWANTELKVGDRLEAMPPMGNFYNLNESPSDPDYLCFAAGSGITPILSILRTGLARDLTARYTLVYANRNVNTIMFREELEDLKNEYLDRLSIIHVLEDDSQDIELFSGRIDADKCAGLFEHWIDLENVDTAYICGPEPMMLTVSDALKANGLNKDQIRFELFASGQQGRAKKRAASADAQTADVSAKITLAGETRSFEMSNDTSLLEAALQNKLDAPFACKSGICSTCKAKVVEGEVEMIANHALEDYEVDAGFVLTCQCYPVSDKVVWDYDQAGG; encoded by the coding sequence ATGGTTCAGTTTCATGATCTAGCAGTCACAGATATTAAGAAAACCATTCGCGATGCAGTCGTGGTAACCTTAAAACCTGAGGATGCTGATGCATTCGATTTTGTTCAAGGTCAATATCTAACTTTTCGTAAAAAATTTGACGGCGAGGAGCTAAGACGTTCCTACTCTATTTGCGCTGGTAAAGATGATAATATTCTACAAGTAGGCATCAAACGTGTTGATGGTGGTGCCTTCTCAACCTGGGCAAATACAGAACTAAAGGTTGGTGACCGGTTGGAGGCCATGCCTCCGATGGGGAATTTTTACAACTTAAATGAAAGCCCGTCTGACCCGGACTATTTATGCTTTGCTGCTGGTTCCGGCATCACACCGATCTTATCCATTTTGCGGACAGGTTTGGCACGTGATCTTACGGCGCGATATACCCTTGTTTATGCGAACCGTAATGTAAACACGATCATGTTTCGTGAAGAGCTTGAGGATCTAAAGAATGAATATTTGGATCGATTAAGCATCATCCATGTTCTTGAAGACGATTCTCAAGATATCGAATTATTTTCGGGACGTATTGATGCGGACAAATGTGCCGGATTGTTTGAACATTGGATTGATCTCGAAAATGTCGATACCGCCTATATTTGCGGTCCAGAACCTATGATGTTGACAGTCTCTGATGCTCTGAAAGCAAATGGTCTTAACAAAGATCAAATACGTTTTGAATTGTTTGCCAGCGGCCAGCAAGGGCGCGCAAAAAAACGTGCTGCCTCTGCTGATGCGCAGACGGCTGACGTCTCTGCGAAAATAACTTTAGCCGGTGAAACGCGTTCATTTGAGATGTCCAACGATACAAGTCTTCTGGAAGCGGCTTTGCAGAACAAGCTTGATGCACCGTTTGCCTGTAAATCGGGAATATGTTCCACTTGCAAGGCCAAGGTTGTAGAAGGTGAAGTTGAGATGATCGCCAATCACGCTCTTGAAGATTATGAAGTCGATGCAGGCTTTGTTCTTACCTGCCAGTGCTATCCAGTTTCCGATAAAGTGGTTTGGGACTATGACCAGGCAGGTGGTTAG
- a CDS encoding FAD/NAD(P)-binding oxidoreductase translates to MRDFKIPRRSFLGGSAIGLAALGTSSAVTEVVATTRISTKARVVIIGAGAAGTSLVNRLVKRFDGAVITVIDGRKLHLYQPGLSLVAAGLKPANYTVSQTRDWLPKDIAYVNDMVASIDPVGKIVSTTAGDNIPYDFLIVAPGLVLDHDAIEGFSLDLVGTNGIGALYAGPEYAAKTWMAASKFTQEGGVGVFTRPATEMKCAGAPLKHTFLIDDIASREIGRSKFEINYAAHSKSLFGVPIVSEKVRMLFDDRGIKPVYSHVLKTIDPGRRMATFKTPAGDQEMEYDYLHVIPPQRAPDVIRQSGLSWSDKWIDQGWVECDKQTLRHLRYPEIFALGDVAGVPKGKTAASVKWQVPVVEDHLVAAIEGKEGTRLYDGYTSCPLITRVGRAMLIEFDYQNNLTPSFPGIIAPLEELWISWLMKEVALKATYNAMLRGKA, encoded by the coding sequence ATGCGCGATTTTAAAATTCCACGACGTTCTTTTCTTGGCGGCTCAGCGATCGGTCTTGCTGCTTTAGGTACATCAAGCGCAGTGACGGAAGTGGTTGCCACAACTCGCATTTCTACCAAAGCACGCGTGGTTATAATCGGTGCAGGTGCAGCTGGAACATCTCTCGTCAATAGGCTTGTTAAGCGGTTTGATGGTGCCGTTATTACAGTAATAGATGGCCGCAAACTGCATCTTTATCAACCTGGTTTAAGTCTTGTTGCCGCAGGATTAAAACCAGCGAATTACACTGTTTCTCAAACAAGAGATTGGCTTCCCAAAGATATTGCATATGTAAATGATATGGTGGCCTCTATTGATCCGGTTGGCAAAATTGTTTCGACAACAGCAGGAGATAATATTCCCTACGATTTTCTTATTGTCGCCCCGGGCTTGGTGCTGGATCATGATGCAATTGAAGGTTTCTCGCTTGATCTTGTCGGGACAAACGGCATTGGAGCGCTTTATGCAGGACCAGAATATGCAGCCAAAACATGGATGGCTGCCTCAAAGTTTACGCAAGAGGGTGGCGTAGGTGTTTTCACGCGTCCCGCTACAGAAATGAAATGTGCAGGCGCACCATTGAAGCACACTTTCCTGATTGATGACATAGCAAGCAGAGAAATTGGGCGTAGCAAATTTGAAATTAATTATGCAGCCCATAGTAAGTCATTGTTTGGTGTTCCCATAGTATCAGAAAAGGTACGGATGTTGTTTGACGATCGTGGGATTAAGCCAGTTTATTCTCATGTTCTAAAAACGATTGATCCTGGTCGGCGTATGGCAACTTTTAAAACACCTGCGGGCGATCAGGAAATGGAATATGACTATTTACATGTTATTCCGCCACAGCGTGCACCAGATGTTATTCGTCAATCTGGTTTGAGCTGGTCGGATAAATGGATCGATCAGGGCTGGGTCGAATGTGATAAACAAACCCTACGCCATCTGCGCTATCCTGAAATTTTTGCATTGGGCGATGTTGCGGGCGTTCCCAAAGGGAAAACTGCTGCTAGTGTAAAATGGCAAGTTCCGGTGGTTGAAGACCATCTCGTTGCGGCTATCGAAGGAAAAGAGGGAACTCGACTTTATGATGGGTATACGTCTTGCCCTCTCATTACACGTGTTGGACGGGCAATGTTGATTGAGTTTGATTATCAAAACAATCTGACACCAAGTTTCCCAGGCATTATAGCGCCGCTAGAAGAGCTTTGGATCAGTTGGTTGATGAAAGAGGTTGCGCTTAAAGCAACATATAACGCCATGTTGCGCGGCAAAGCATAG
- a CDS encoding DUF5368 domain-containing protein translates to MKELTFETMLAVFEEIFGRGLFWTMVVVALLITIAYLYVLFRDRAMSMRKFVLAQLSMPIGAIGAVLFLQEVTSSNFADIGGSIDVFVLLSVAAIGAVGIAILVYTLQSLFRS, encoded by the coding sequence ATGAAAGAATTAACTTTTGAAACAATGCTGGCGGTCTTTGAAGAGATTTTTGGTCGCGGTTTATTTTGGACGATGGTTGTCGTCGCGTTGCTCATTACCATTGCATACCTTTACGTTCTTTTTCGAGATCGAGCGATGTCGATGCGTAAGTTCGTTTTGGCACAACTTTCAATGCCTATCGGAGCTATTGGCGCAGTGTTATTTTTGCAAGAAGTAACCAGTTCCAACTTTGCAGACATTGGAGGCTCAATAGATGTATTTGTACTGCTCAGTGTGGCGGCGATTGGCGCGGTAGGTATTGCAATTTTGGTTTATACATTGCAGTCGCTGTTTAGAAGTTAG
- a CDS encoding TetR/AcrR family transcriptional regulator: MARTIAKDYDDKSRLILDRAAKLFAEESFDRASVSSVAKACQISKANIYHYYKSKDDILFDILDNYLSELRDRICSMSLEDLTPEGRLEATILEILLAYKGADNEHRLQAEAIKHLPKKQQDILVGYQRDLVKHVAVLVDGIAPAIFDGDKDKLRAATMSLFGMLNWFYMWNAGAGKKQREDYAQIVSKLCLKGIPGL; encoded by the coding sequence GTGGCCCGCACAATTGCTAAAGACTATGATGATAAAAGCCGCTTGATCCTGGATCGAGCAGCAAAATTATTCGCCGAGGAGAGCTTTGACCGAGCATCCGTAAGCAGCGTTGCCAAAGCCTGCCAAATTTCCAAAGCTAACATCTATCATTATTATAAAAGCAAGGACGATATACTTTTCGACATATTGGATAATTATTTGTCTGAATTGCGAGACCGCATATGCTCCATGTCATTAGAGGATTTGACGCCAGAGGGGCGATTGGAAGCAACAATTCTAGAAATACTGCTGGCATATAAAGGCGCCGATAATGAGCATCGGCTACAGGCCGAAGCCATTAAACATCTGCCGAAGAAGCAGCAAGATATTTTAGTTGGCTACCAACGCGATTTGGTCAAACACGTTGCTGTCCTGGTGGATGGCATAGCGCCTGCTATTTTCGATGGTGACAAAGATAAATTACGCGCAGCAACGATGTCACTCTTTGGCATGCTTAATTGGTTTTACATGTGGAATGCAGGTGCAGGTAAAAAACAGCGTGAAGATTATGCGCAGATTGTCAGCAAGCTTTGTTTAAAAGGCATTCCCGGGCTTTAA
- the paaK gene encoding phenylacetate--CoA ligase PaaK yields MKDLGAKREELEPIEIASRDEISSLQLQRMKWSLNHAYNNVPMYKKRFDEKGVHPDDLKTLSDISKFPFTVKDDLRDNYPFGLFAVPREKIQRIHASSGTTGKATVVGYTKNDCDVFADMVARSLRAAGVRPGEMVHNSYGYGLFTGGLGAHHGIERLGATVVPMSGGQTQKQVGLINDFKPQAITVTPSYMLNILEEFHKQGLDPRESSLQVGIFGAEPWTNAMRDEVERAFDMHAVDIYGLSEIMGPGVANECVESKDGLHVWEDHFYPEIVDPNTLEPVKDGERGELVFTTLTKEGIPMIRYRTKDLTRLMPGTARAMRRMEKITGRTDDMIILRGVNVFPTQIEEQLMATGGLAPHFQIELYRAGRMDAMRVHVEANADAADELSKDAAARMLTKRIKDVVGISTEIVVGDPGAVERSQGKAQRVVDNREGER; encoded by the coding sequence ATGAAAGATCTTGGAGCAAAACGTGAAGAACTGGAGCCTATAGAGATTGCCAGTCGGGATGAAATTTCATCCCTTCAATTGCAACGTATGAAGTGGTCGTTAAATCACGCTTATAATAATGTTCCGATGTATAAAAAGCGGTTCGATGAAAAGGGTGTCCACCCGGATGACCTGAAAACATTGAGCGACATTTCAAAATTCCCATTCACTGTTAAAGATGACCTTCGCGATAATTATCCGTTCGGTTTATTCGCAGTACCCCGCGAGAAGATTCAACGAATTCACGCATCATCAGGAACAACAGGTAAAGCCACCGTTGTGGGTTATACTAAAAATGACTGCGATGTCTTTGCCGACATGGTTGCACGCTCGCTGAGAGCTGCAGGCGTAAGACCCGGTGAAATGGTTCACAATTCTTATGGTTATGGCCTTTTCACAGGAGGGCTTGGCGCTCACCACGGCATTGAACGTTTAGGCGCGACGGTTGTGCCTATGAGCGGCGGGCAAACACAAAAACAGGTTGGCCTGATAAACGATTTCAAACCACAAGCTATTACGGTAACACCCTCTTATATGCTCAATATCTTGGAAGAATTTCATAAACAGGGACTGGACCCGCGTGAAAGTTCATTACAAGTCGGTATTTTTGGGGCAGAACCATGGACCAATGCTATGCGTGATGAGGTTGAACGCGCTTTTGACATGCATGCTGTGGACATCTATGGATTGTCAGAAATTATGGGGCCTGGCGTTGCCAATGAATGTGTCGAATCGAAAGATGGCTTGCATGTTTGGGAAGATCACTTCTATCCAGAAATTGTCGATCCAAACACTTTGGAGCCTGTCAAAGATGGAGAGCGAGGCGAATTGGTCTTCACCACTCTGACTAAAGAGGGAATACCGATGATCCGTTATCGGACAAAAGATTTAACCAGACTCATGCCGGGCACAGCTCGTGCCATGCGTCGTATGGAAAAAATTACAGGTCGTACTGATGATATGATCATACTGCGTGGTGTAAATGTATTTCCCACCCAGATCGAAGAACAGTTAATGGCAACAGGTGGTCTTGCACCGCATTTCCAAATTGAATTATACCGTGCAGGTCGCATGGATGCGATGCGCGTACATGTGGAAGCAAATGCTGATGCGGCTGACGAGCTCAGCAAGGATGCAGCCGCTCGCATGCTTACAAAGCGTATCAAAGATGTGGTAGGAATATCAACTGAGATCGTCGTTGGTGACCCTGGCGCTGTGGAGCGTTCACAAGGCAAAGCCCAACGTGTTGTCGATAATAGAGAAGGTGAGCGCTGA
- the paaI gene encoding hydroxyphenylacetyl-CoA thioesterase PaaI — translation MTPKQRAEKSAETMWNDDNASTWIGMEMVEVDEGCATIRLKIEAHHANGHGICHGGITFALADSAFAFACNSRNQSTVAQHNSISYLAPAKVGDILTANAQETNLTGRNGITDVTVTNQNNEIIAVFRGASRAISGHLFSEE, via the coding sequence ATGACACCAAAACAACGCGCCGAAAAATCTGCCGAAACCATGTGGAATGACGATAATGCCAGCACTTGGATTGGCATGGAAATGGTTGAAGTCGATGAAGGTTGTGCAACGATACGCTTGAAAATTGAGGCTCACCATGCCAACGGTCACGGTATTTGTCATGGAGGAATTACCTTTGCGCTTGCCGATAGTGCATTTGCTTTTGCATGCAATAGCCGCAATCAATCCACCGTCGCGCAGCACAATTCGATCAGTTATCTAGCGCCCGCAAAGGTAGGGGACATACTGACAGCCAACGCTCAAGAAACTAATCTTACAGGTCGCAACGGCATAACTGATGTGACTGTTACCAATCAGAATAATGAAATTATTGCTGTGTTCAGAGGCGCATCTCGGGCGATCAGCGGGCACCTTTTTTCGGAGGAATAA
- the paaG gene encoding 2-(1,2-epoxy-1,2-dihydrophenyl)acetyl-CoA isomerase PaaG, whose translation MSETILTEQIGNLVKITLNRPDRLNSFNDEMHLALRKALESARDNGARAVLLTGAGRGFCAGQDLGDRDPSKMDTPPDLGTTIANFYNPLVRLIRSLDIPIICAVNGVAAGAGANIALACDIVVATESAKFIQSFAKVGLVPDGGGSWSLTKLLGEARAKALAMTAEPLSAIQAAEWGLIWKALPDETFIKDAEALAIQMANGPTVGLGMTKKAIQAAHTNSLDEQLELEAKSQKLCGETSDYAEGVSAFLEKRAANFAGQ comes from the coding sequence ATGAGTGAAACAATTCTAACCGAACAAATTGGTAATCTAGTCAAGATTACGTTGAACCGACCTGATCGGCTAAATAGTTTTAATGACGAAATGCATTTAGCATTACGTAAGGCGCTTGAAAGTGCACGCGATAACGGCGCGCGCGCTGTTTTACTTACTGGCGCTGGACGCGGGTTCTGTGCGGGTCAGGATTTGGGTGACCGAGATCCTTCCAAAATGGATACGCCACCAGACTTGGGTACAACAATTGCAAATTTTTATAACCCTCTCGTACGTCTCATACGCTCTCTCGATATTCCGATAATCTGTGCAGTAAATGGGGTAGCGGCGGGAGCTGGCGCAAATATCGCACTGGCTTGCGATATTGTCGTGGCGACTGAAAGTGCAAAGTTTATTCAGTCTTTTGCCAAAGTTGGCTTGGTGCCGGATGGTGGCGGGAGTTGGTCTTTAACCAAGCTTTTAGGTGAAGCACGAGCAAAAGCATTGGCAATGACAGCCGAACCACTCAGCGCCATTCAGGCTGCCGAGTGGGGTTTAATCTGGAAAGCCCTACCAGATGAAACATTTATAAAGGATGCAGAGGCCTTAGCAATTCAAATGGCCAATGGCCCGACAGTTGGTCTCGGCATGACAAAAAAGGCTATTCAGGCTGCACACACGAATTCATTGGATGAACAATTGGAGCTGGAGGCTAAAAGCCAGAAGCTCTGCGGTGAAACATCTGACTATGCCGAAGGCGTCAGCGCATTTTTAGAAAAACGGGCAGCAAATTTCGCAGGACAATGA
- a CDS encoding 3-hydroxyacyl-CoA dehydrogenase NAD-binding domain-containing protein, which produces MQAQLVTVDMVDEIAIVRVDNPPVNATSTAMRIGLLDAVHEVEQLGALAAILIGKGRTFIAGGDMSEFDAPPVEPHLPDVVQAIEDSSVPFIAAMHGNVLGGGLEIAMGCAWRIALEGTKFGMPEVNVGLIPGAGGTQRLPRLVGTKLALDMCANGTMIKAEEFYSAGGVDLIVAANLEIEAIVFAKKNKCRPSKICTRTALQCSAEELELARTQIEKKARGRQAPLLNFEAVQWSAEPFNVGQPKERSLHLELRQSDESKALRHAFFAERSVAKPSVIHGVHPLEIKKVVVVGGGLMGSGIATSLLNAGKIVTLIERDESACEQAIQRVEQNLTAAEKRGLITSEQQLARLKLFTTTLDYRDSNGHDLAIEAVFEDVAVKRKVFNSLGKFMDEDAILATNTSYLDPQNIFEGIANPERCVGLHFFSPAHIMKLLEVIYLPQTSAQTVSTAFALAKTLRKTAVLSGICDGFIGNRILAAYRREAEFLLADGALPEEVDQAMRDFGMAMGPFEAQDMSGLQIAWANRKLQAQTRNPNMRYVTIADHLCEIERFGQHSGKGWYDYPSGPKSKVASEDVTNIIEDYSTANNITRRNYSNDEIADRLLAIIANEGALIVEEGIAENAAAVDVVKLHGYGFPRWRGGPMHFALQHKRKAFSQILKQSAAESGETYLIAAAFRD; this is translated from the coding sequence ATGCAGGCTCAATTGGTTACTGTTGATATGGTTGATGAGATCGCGATCGTTCGCGTAGATAATCCGCCGGTAAATGCAACATCAACCGCTATGAGGATTGGTCTGTTGGATGCTGTGCATGAAGTGGAACAGCTGGGCGCTCTAGCTGCCATTCTGATTGGTAAAGGTAGAACATTTATTGCTGGTGGCGATATGAGCGAGTTTGATGCGCCACCCGTAGAACCGCACTTACCTGATGTTGTGCAGGCGATAGAAGATAGTTCAGTGCCGTTTATTGCTGCGATGCATGGAAATGTGCTTGGCGGTGGGCTTGAGATTGCTATGGGTTGCGCTTGGCGTATTGCGCTTGAAGGTACAAAATTTGGAATGCCTGAAGTCAATGTAGGACTTATTCCGGGTGCAGGTGGAACACAGCGCTTGCCTCGTTTGGTTGGAACCAAACTTGCATTGGATATGTGTGCCAACGGCACAATGATTAAAGCAGAAGAATTTTATTCAGCGGGTGGGGTGGATCTCATCGTTGCGGCTAATCTTGAGATCGAGGCCATTGTGTTTGCAAAAAAAAACAAGTGCCGCCCATCAAAAATTTGTACCCGTACAGCCTTACAATGCAGCGCTGAGGAGTTGGAGCTTGCGCGTACTCAGATTGAAAAGAAGGCCAGAGGGCGACAGGCACCACTTCTGAATTTTGAAGCCGTCCAGTGGTCTGCTGAACCTTTTAATGTGGGGCAGCCTAAGGAACGTTCGCTCCATTTGGAACTTCGACAGTCTGACGAAAGTAAAGCATTGCGCCATGCTTTTTTCGCTGAGCGGTCTGTTGCCAAGCCATCAGTTATTCACGGTGTTCACCCGCTTGAGATCAAAAAAGTAGTTGTTGTTGGCGGTGGATTGATGGGGTCTGGTATTGCAACATCCCTTTTGAATGCTGGCAAGATTGTTACGCTTATTGAGCGCGATGAAAGTGCATGTGAGCAGGCCATTCAACGTGTTGAGCAAAATCTAACAGCTGCAGAGAAGCGTGGTTTAATTACATCAGAGCAACAACTAGCGCGTTTGAAGCTCTTTACCACAACTCTTGATTACCGAGATAGCAACGGACATGATCTGGCTATTGAGGCGGTTTTTGAAGATGTTGCAGTAAAACGCAAGGTGTTTAACTCTCTCGGAAAATTTATGGATGAGGATGCAATATTAGCAACCAATACATCCTATCTGGATCCACAAAACATATTTGAGGGTATCGCAAATCCGGAGCGTTGCGTAGGACTGCACTTCTTTAGCCCTGCTCATATTATGAAATTGTTGGAAGTGATTTATCTGCCACAAACGTCGGCACAAACAGTAAGCACGGCATTTGCATTAGCGAAGACCCTTCGAAAAACGGCAGTCCTTTCTGGCATTTGTGATGGGTTTATTGGTAACCGTATTTTGGCTGCATATCGGCGAGAAGCAGAATTTTTACTTGCAGATGGCGCATTGCCCGAAGAGGTTGATCAAGCCATGCGAGACTTTGGCATGGCAATGGGGCCTTTTGAAGCGCAAGATATGAGCGGTTTGCAAATTGCCTGGGCCAATCGAAAATTGCAAGCTCAAACACGTAATCCAAACATGCGATATGTGACAATTGCGGATCATTTATGTGAGATTGAAAGGTTTGGTCAACACAGCGGCAAAGGCTGGTATGATTATCCGAGCGGACCAAAGTCAAAAGTGGCGTCTGAGGATGTTACTAATATCATCGAAGACTATTCTACGGCCAACAACATTACCCGCAGAAATTACTCCAACGATGAAATTGCAGACCGTCTATTAGCCATCATAGCTAACGAAGGCGCGTTGATCGTTGAAGAAGGAATTGCTGAAAATGCGGCAGCGGTAGATGTGGTCAAATTACATGGCTACGGCTTTCCTCGCTGGCGCGGTGGACCCATGCATTTTGCCCTTCAACACAAACGCAAGGCTTTTTCACAGATTCTAAAACAAAGTGCAGCGGAAAGCGGTGAGACATATTTGATAGCCGCGGCCTTCCGCGACTGA